The DNA window ATGGGATCCTCCAGCCCCAGGTTTCAAGCTGTTGTTCGGTTAGCAGGAGTTTCTGCAGGATCAGCTGGATGCCCAGGGCAATCAGCTGTCCGCCAATGAGGGTTACATACTGAAAACTGGAATAGAATCCTCTCCGGTCTTCCGTAGCCATCTCACTGAGATAGGTTGCCGAAACCCCATATTCCCCGCCTACACTCAGTCCCTGAAGCAGCCGTGCCAGAAGCAGCAGCACCGGAGCTAAAACACCTATGGTCCCATAAGAAGGCGTAAGGGCAATCAGAAGGGAGCCTAAAGACATCAGCAGCACGGAAAGCGTCATAGCTCTTTTCCGCCCTACCCTGTCGGCGATACTTCCGAACATCCATCCTCCCACAGGCCGCATCAGAAAACCCACGGCAAAAATCCCTGCCGTGTTCAGGAGCTGTGCCGTCATATCGGAATCCGGAAAAAACGACTTGGAAAAGTAGATGGCAAATGCCGCATAGGCGTACCAGTCATACCATTCAACCAGATTGCCAACCGAACCACCTACAATAGCTTTTATCCTTTCTCCGGTTGTGATCTGTGGCCTGTTTTGGATATTCATGCTGCTTGTTATATTATCAGGAAAGTAAGAATTTATCTAATTACGCTTTCTTTACAAACTCAGATTTCAGGGCCATGGATCCGAATCCGTCGATCTTGCAGTCGATATTATGGTCACTGTCCGGTCTCAATCTGATATTTTTAACTTTAGTTCCCGCTTTCACAGGCTTCGGGGCACCTTTTACAGGAAGGTCTTTGATCACCACTACAGAATCTCCGTCCTGAAGCTCATTCCCGTTGGAATCCAGTATTTTACCGGAAACAGATGCTTCAGAAGCTGCCTCTTCAGGATTCCATTCATAAAAACATTGGGAACATACCATCACATTATCGCTCGGATATGTAAATTCGGAGCCGCATTTCGGGCAAAGTACAGGATTACTCATATTTTTTCAGTTTTTGCAAAGGTAAGGTTTTGGATCCAGTTTTTTCTCTTGTGTAAAAGTGCACGCTCTATCATATTATGTAAATAATTCAGGTTTAAAATTTCCCAGGTAAACCTTCAGGACCTCAATGCCAAAACTTTATCCTGCCTGTGTTCAAATAAAAACCGTATTTTTGCAGAACTTTAGCTTTTCAGAGTCTAAAGCTCAATATTTAAAATGTCCCAAATGGAACTTATTCACAGAAACTTAGCAATCGGAATTCACGATGCTTTACAGGAAACTTTTTTCGAAAAAAACAAATATGCCGATAAAGTTATCGAAAGGCTGTTAAAAGCCAACAGAAAATGGGGAAGCCAGGACAGGGCTGTGGTTTCTGAAATTTTCTACAATATCATCCGCTGGAAGAAACGCCTGGAGTACTACATGGGAGAAGGCGTAAAACCCAATAACATCTATAAGCTGATTCTTGCCTATCTGTTGTGGAGCAAGACGAACTATAAAAAATTTGAGGAATTCGACGGGATCAAAATCGCCGACATCATTACCAAACTTAAAAAAGGAACGGTCCCTACCAAAGCCATTGAATATTCCATCCCGGAGTGGCTGGCGGAAACCCTGGAAAAGGAACTCGGACAGAACTGGGAAAAAGAGATGCAGGCCCTGAACGAACAGGCCCCTACCGTATTGCGGACGAATTCCCTGAAAACGTCAACCAAGGAACTTATTTCCGATCTTTCAGATGAAAACGTGGTTTCTTATCCTATAAAAAACTATCCTGATGCGGTACAGCTGGAGGAGAAGAAAAATGTATTCCTGACCAGCGCGTTTAAAGACGGACTGTTTGAAATACAGGATGCTTCTTCACAGAAAATAGGGTATTTCCTGGATGTACAGGAAGGACAACGGGTGGTGGACGCCTGTGCAGGCGCAGGAGGAAAAACGCTTCACCTGGCTGCCTTAATGAAAAACAAAGGACAGATCATTGCCCTGGATATTTTTGAATGGAAACTTGCAGAGCTGAAACGACGCGCCAAGAGAGCCGGAGCCCATAATATAGAAACCAGGCTGATCTCTGACAACAAAGTCATCAAACGCCTTCACGAAAAGGCCGACAGGCTGCTGATAGATGCGCCATGTTCAGGTTTGGGTGTACTGAAGAGAAATCCGGACAGCAAATGGAAAATTGACCAGGAGTTTATAGACCGGATAAAAGCGGAACAGCAGCAAATCCTTCAGGATTATTCCAAAATCCTTAAAAAAGGAGGAAAAATGGTGTATGCCACCTGTTCTATTCTTCCCTCCGAAAATAATGAGCAGGTAGAGGAATTCCTGAAAAACAATCCGGACTTTAAAATGATTAAAGACGAAAAAGTAATGCCAAGTCAGGGATATGACGGGTTTTATATGGCTTTAATCGAGCGTATTGCCTAAATAAACCGCCTTACCATATGAAGCTACCCTGCAGGGGTAGCTTTTGTTTTGCCCGGCAACAGTAAAGAATTATTTTTGAACCTAATTTTTACCCTTCATCTGAAATTTATTTTTATGCTGACAAGATTTTTATTTTTTTTCTTTTTTATTGCCGTATTCAGTTCAGGCTATGCGCAGACCTATGAAATACAGTACATCAGTTCTTCTAACGGGAAGGTATCTCCCGGCCAGCCTCCTACGCTGGTATGGGTCAATGACAAAGAGAATTTTATACTCAATACAACCATAAAAGAGCAGAAAAGCGAATACCCTTTTGAAATCACCAAGATTGAAAAACCCTCCAATACAGTCGTATCCTATGCTTTTCTAAAGCCCGGAGAAATTATTTCCGCATCTGATACCGAATCGGTAGGAAAACAGACTTTTGACTTCACATCAGAAACCAAAAAGATCCTGGGCTATAACTGTAAAAAAGCAGTCACCAAAATCAATTCCAATACCATAGAAGTCTGGTATACCAATGATCTCAAGATCAACGGCGGGCCTTCAACCCTTGGACAGAACCTTGGTCTGGTCCTGGAAATCGAACGCAATAAAAACAACCTGCTGACCGCCCAATCTATCAAAAAGGTAAAAAAAACATCCGTTGAAAGCCTTATGAAAGGGACAGTAACCTCAACGGACCAGCTGGGATACAGGGACCTGCTCTGGAAAAGCCGTTTTACCACCCTGAAGGTTTTTGACAATGAAACCATTAATTTTTCTGATGCTTCAAAATCAGACGAACAGGTGAAAAGATTTGCCAACGGAACGATTATCCTGAAGAAAATAAAGTTTCCGGCCATCAGTGAAGGGGAAAATATTTTTGTTGACCTTAAACAGCAGTCTAACGGAGATGCCTACGACAGGACGGGAACCGTATTCTTTATTCCGCAGGATCAATCCATGTCTTTTCTGGACGGGCTTGAGAAAGGGGTTAAAACACTTCCGGTATATGAAAACGGGAACGGGAAGCAGTACTTCGGCGTGGTTTCTGATGAAAAATACCTGGCTCCTGTAGAAATGATGAGGTTTTTTACCGCTTTCGGCATCCAGAAATTCAACCACATCCAGCTGAAGGGAAAGGAATGGCAGACGGTAAGCCCATATCGTGAAGACATTACGGATCTCAAACCGGCCTTGTCCGGAAAGGAATTATGGATCGGCACATTCATCGGGAATTACGATAAGGGCGGACATAAAGTAAGCCTGGAAATCACCATCCATAAAAGTGACCAGAATATTTACAGGAACAATACGGTCATTCCTCTTTTCAACACGCTGAACATCATGGAAATGGCTGGACAGGAGTATTCCACCATGTTTGACAAAGACAAAGGACTGCTGGTAGAATTCAATTTAAAGAAAGACCTGAATAATGCACAGCTGAAATACATCACTACCGGACATGGCGGATGGGAAAACGGAGACGAATTCATCCCTAAGGCCAATACCATACTTCTGGACGAGAAAATGATATTTTCTTTCATCCCCTGGAGGACGGACTGCGGTTCTTACCGCCTGTATAATCCTGCTTCAGGAAATTTCCCGGATGGTCTTTCCTCCTCAGATCTCAGCAGGTCCAACTGGTGCCCCGGAACGGTAACCAATCCTGACTTCATCTCATTAGGCAGCCTTAAAGCCGGAAAACATGTTATACAGGTAAAAATCCCTCAGGGACCGCGTGAAGGCACAAGCTTCAGCTCATGGAATGTGTCGGGAGTACTGCTGGGAAATGAATAAAAAAAACCTTCTCGTAATTTGAATTACAAGAAGGTAAAAACACAAATGATGAAAAAAAATTATTTCGAGTCACAAAATAACGATTAAAATTCTAATAAAAAATTACCATTTAGCATCGTTTTTTTAGTTTTTATTTCGTATGAGGGTAACATCATTCATTTGTGAAGAAAAAAATCAATTTCAGATCCTGATTTTAACACAAAAAGTTAATTAATTTCTACAAAATAAATTATTTAATTAAAATTTTAAACTTTAATAAAAATTTTATTGTTATTTATAAATTGTAACTCTACTTTTGATTTATAAATAACAATAAAATGTGTGGAATTGTGTGCCTGTTTGACGCCAAACAGAAAACTGAAATATTGAGACCTCAGGTATTGGAAATGTCTAAAAAGATCCGCCACAGAGGTCCGGATTGGAGCGGGGTCTTCCAGGATGATAAAGTGGTATTTTCCCATGAACGGCTGGCTATTGTAGATCCTACCTCAGGAAAGCAGCCGCTGTTCAGCAAAGACGGCCGTATTGTATTAGCCGTTAACGGTGAAATCTATAACCATCGCGAACTGAAAGAGGAATTCTCTGACTACGAATTCCAGACCCAGTCGGATTGCGAGGTTATCCTGGCCCTGTATGAAAAATACGGGAAAAATTTCCTTGAACAACTGAACGGCATTTTTGCCTTTTCCCTTTATGATATGGATAAAGGTGTTTACCTTATTGCCCGCGACCATATGGGTATCTGCCCTCTGTATCACGGATGGGACAGAAGCGGAAACTATTATGTAGCCTCTGAACTGAAAGCGTTGGAAGGCATCTGCAAAACCATAGAAACTTTCTTACCCGGACATTTGGTATACAGTGCAGACGGAAGCGGACTGGAACAGTGGTATAAAAGAGACTGGGAGTCTTTTGACCACGTCAAAGACAATGAAACGGATATAGACTTGCTGAGGAAAGGGCTTGAAGATGCCGTTCACCGGCAACTGATGAGCGATGTGCCTTATGGCGTGCTCCTTTCAGGCGGCCTTGATTCTTCCGTGATCTCTGCCGTTACGGCAAAATTCGCCCGTCAGAGAGTGGAAAGCGGCGATACGCAGGAAGCCTGGTATCCGAGACTGCACAGCTTTGCCGTAGGCCTGGTAGGATCTCCTGATCTTGAAGCCGCCCGTAAAGCGGCAGACCATATCGGGTCTGTACATCATGAAGTGAACTTTACGGTTCAGGAAGGGCTGGATGCCATCCGGGATGTGATTTACCACCTGGAAACGTATGATGTTACCACGGTAAGGGCATCTACCCCGATGTACCTCCTGGCCAGGGTCATTAAATCCATGGGAATCAAAATGGTCCTTTCCGGTGAAGGTTCGGATGAGCTGTTCGGAGGTTACCTGTATTTCCATAAAGCGCCCAATGCGAAGGAATTCCATGACGAAACGGTACGGAAACTGAGTAAACTGCATTTGTATGACTGCCTCAGAGCCAACAAAGCCCTGATGAGCTGGGGAATCGAAGGCAGGGTACCGTTTTTAGATAAGGAATTTATGGATATTGCCATGAACATCAACCCTGAGGACAAGATGATCAGCGTAGCTGAAGGCAAAATTGAAAAATGGGTATTGCGGAAAGCTTTTGAAGACCTTCTTCCTGAATCGATCGTATGGAGACAGAAAGAACAGTTCTCTGACGGGGTAGGCTATTCCTGGATCGACAGCCTGAAGGAAGTTGCAGAAAAAGAAGTAACGGATGAGATGATGGCCAATGCCCGTTTCAGGTTCCCGCTGAATACGCCTCAGAATAAGGAAGAATATCGGTACAGGACGATTTTTGAAGAACACTTCCCAAGTGAAACTGCCGCAGCTACAGTACCTTCCGTACCTTCTGTTGCCTGCTCTACGCCTATTGCCCTGGAATGGGATGAAGCCTTCAAGAAAATGAATGATCCGAGCGGAAGAGCGGTGAAAGTGCATGAGACGTCATACGACCAGGTGTAAAAACGAATGGTCAATTGTGAATTGTGCATCACCGGTGAATTTTGATAAAATTAAATGACCATTGATCCGCAGGAATTGACCATTGATCTGATGCTAGTGGTGATTTGATAGCGGAATATCCAATGTCAATGATCATTGATCAATCATCAATTATATCCATTCTCTCGGTATGCAATTTTTAAAATTTATTAATCCTGTAGTCATACAGGATTTTCTTTTGCATTAACGTTAATAATATTGTCAGAATTTAACCGTTAATAAAAAATAATATCTAATAAATAATTATATTTGGAAAACGAAAATATCAATTATAAAAAATGAGAAGAAACATTACCGTCTTGTTTGCTTTATTATCAATGAGCTTTGCTTTTGCACAGGGAAAATACGGCAGATACCTTAACTCAAAAAAGCTTGCTTTAACCTATAAAAGTGTGAAGGAAAATGACAAAGAAGATTATTACCAGCAGTATTACTGGCTTGTAAAGGCTGAACAGCTGAAAACATATCCGCACCTTAAAGATATAAAGCCGGTAGTCCTTTACGAATTCGTTAAAAAAGTAAATCCGCAGAATCCTACCAAAAAACTGGATGCAAGAGGAAAAGAGCTCAGAGAAACAGCAGAGCTGTCCCTGAACCAGTATTTCAAAAATAAGAATTTCGAGAACAACAGCGTGCTGATGCATAACCTGGAAACGTATGTAGATCCTTCCCAGGGAGAATATTTTACGAAAGTGGACCCTGAAAGAATCAAGGAACTGGTACCTAAGGAACTTTTCTCCTTTAACTCACTTAACAGGAAAACACAGGAGGAACAAACTTTTTATCTCTGGATCGACAAGAAAAATGATGATTTCAATATTGTAAACATTATCCCGGAAGAGAAGGAAAACAAAGCATTCTACGCAAGGCTGAAACAATACCTGCCGAACTATAAGTTTTCAAAATACGTACCTTCCGTAAAAAAAGGGAATAAAACTGATAAAACCGATGCAGATTATTATTACATCATGCCTTTCGAGCAGAATACGGATAACATCGAATACAAAACCAAGGATTTCAAAACTTTTATCCTGAGCCAGTACCGAAAGGCCGGCGAAGAATGGAAAGGGGTTGAAAAGCCTAGAAAATAAACTCAAATCCTGCGAAATTACCGCAGGATTTTTTTTGCATTTAACCCGGATAAAACCCAGTATGGTATTATTCTTGAAGCGTTTTGAGCAATCAATCTGTTACCAGATTCCAAGCCGGTTAACAATGTCAGAGGTAATACAACAACCCAATTCCGTAAAGAAAATTCTTCCCCTTATTCTGGCCACTGCCATATTCATGCAGATGCTGGATTCTACTATCCTGAATACCTCCCTGCCTTCCATAGCCAGGGATTTACAGGAATCGCCGCTCAACATGCAGAATGCCATCATCAGTTATGTGCTGACGCTGGCCGTCTTCATGCCTGCCAGCGGATTCCTGGCAGACCGTTTCGGAACGAGGAAGGTCTTCATTGTCTCATTGGTCCTGTTCAGCCTCGGATCACTGTTCTGCGCACTATCCCAGAACCTGACCCACCTGGTGATTTCCCGCGTCCTGCAGGGCGTGGGAGGCAGCCTGATGACACCGGTAGGAAAGCTGGCGCTCATTAAGACGTTTGATAAAAACGAACTGCTGAAAGCGATGAATTTCGCTATTATCCCGGCGCTAATCGGTCCGGTTCTCGGTCCATTGGTCGGCGGATATATGGTAGATTACCTTTCCTGGCACTGGATATTCCTGATCAACATTCCGATAGGACTCTTAGGGATGGTCCTGGGAGCGAAATACATGCCGGATTACAGGTCTAAAGATGTGGATTTTGACCTTAAAGGCTTTCTCATCTTTGCAGCAGCGTCCCTACTGCTTTCCGTTTCGCTGGAACTTTTCGGGGACATCCAGAATATCACGCCGGTATTACTGGTCTTTATCCTCGGATTTCTTTTCCTGTACTATTATTATAAACACGCCAAGAAGGATGCAAGCCCTATTTTTCCGCTGAACCTTTTCCAGGTACGGACATTCCGGGTAGGCGTTGTCGGAAACCTGGCCACAAGGCTGGGAATCAGTTCCGTGCCGCTGCTCTTACCGCTGATGATTCAGATTGCTTACGGACAGTCGGCTGTAACCTCAGGATGGATTGTGGCGCCAATGGCGCTAACGGCTATTTTCGGAAAATCCTCGGTGATTAAAATCCTCAACAGATACGGATACCGGCAGACTTTGATGGTCAATACTTTCATTATCGGCACCCTGATCTGCTTGCTGGCTATTCCGAATATCCACAGCTCTTTGTATTGGTTCGTCCCGATTATTGCGATTTTAGGATTTTTCAATTCCATTCAGTTTACCTCCATGAATACCATTTCCATTGCAGACCTGAGAAACTTCCAGACAAGCAGCGGTAACTCGCTCCTTTCTGTTAACCAGCAGCTTGCGGTTGGATTCGGGATCGCATTCGGACTGATAGTCCTGAAAATCTTCCAGAATTCAGACCTTATCGGAGGAGAAATCCATAATGCATTCCGGTATACTTTCCTTACTGTAGGTTTGCTGACGATCTTATCCGGATTTGTATTCAGAAGGCTGCATATCTCGGACGGCAAAAACATGCAGTCAAAATAAAAAGCTCCTACTCCACTTCATGATAATACTTTGTTAGAAGATATTGCCTGAACTTTCTTAGGCAGAAAATCCTAGTTAACACACATCAATGTCCATGATCATATTCCGGCCTATATTTGCATTATATTCGGAAGCGCAATGATGGCCATTTGGCATGATCATATGTTCCGTTATCATGGAAAAAGTTCATATGCAGTGATTAACGGTGAAGACGCTTTCTACTGATCAATTATTTTGCTGAAAATTGCTTCCGGATGGTTCATTTAAAAAAGAATGATTAAATTAACAGAATCAAGAAAAATATAAGTTATTATGTCAAATATCGGACTGATCATTGAAGAAAAAGCGGCAGATATAGGAAACTTTCTGGTAGGCAGGCTTCTGCCTTTCCGCGAAAAAAGGGCGGTAGGTCCTTTTGTATTTATTGACCACATGGGCCCGGCTGAACTGAAGGACTACCAGAACCTGGATGTCCCGCCTCACCCGCATATCGGACTCTCCACCCTGACCTACCTTCTGGAAGGGTCTATTTTTCACCGCGACAGCATCGGCAGCGCAATAGAGATCCAGCCGGGTGCCGTTAACTGGATGACGGCCGGCAAAGGGGTTGTACATTCCGAAAGAACGCCTGAATATTTAAGGGAAACCGATAAAAAGCTGCATGGATTCCAGATCTGGGTAGGACTGCCAAAACACCTGGAGCAAAGCGAACCTACCTTTCATCATACCGAGGCTGAAGAACTGCCGGAATGGGAGGAAAACGGCGTGCATTACAAGCTGATTGCAGGAGAAGCTTTCGGAAAGAAATCCCCGGTTCCCGTACACAGCAGACTGTTCTTTATAGAAATCAAAACGAAGGATCCACAGAACATCAAAATCGGAAAAGACCTGTACGGCGAAGCGGCCATGTATGTCCTGGACGGAACGGTAGACATTGAAGGCAACAACTATGGATCAAGACAGCTTCTCATCGCAAAAGACACCAAGCTATGCGAGTTCGGGATGAGTGAAAATGCCACAGTGTATCTTTTTGGAGGAGAACCTTTCGAGGAAGAACGTTTCATATTCTGGAATTTTGTGAATTCAGACAAAGAACGCCTTGAAGAAGCCAAAGTGAACTGGCACAACCAGAATCATGATGCCTTCCCTCCGGTACCCGGTGACGAAGAGGAATATGTACCGCTTCCGAAATCTATTTTAAACAGAAAGTAATTATTCCCATAGACCCATACATGAAAATACTTGCCTTTGCAGGAAGCACGTCTTCCACATCTATCAACCGTGAACTGGTAAAATTTGTGCTCAGGGATTTCGGGAATGAAGAAATTCATTTCATAGACCTGAATGATTTCTCCATGCCGGTTTTTTCCGTAGACCTTGAAAAGAAAGGATTCCCGGATGAAGCCCACCGCTTTCTTCAGGCCATCGGAGCCTGTGACGCTATCATCTGTTCGCTTGCCGAGCACAACCGCTCGTACAGCGCTGCGTTTAAAAATATTTTCGACTGGGCTTCCAGGATCGATGTAAAAGTTTTCCGGAATAAACCGATGCTGCTGATGAGTACTTCTCCGGGAGGCTACGGCGGAGGCAATGTGATGAATACGGCCAAAACCTTCTTCCCTCAATTCGGAGCAGATATCAGACAGACGTTTTCGTTACCGAAGTTCTATGAAAATTTTGACCTGGAAAACGGAATCATCAATCCGGAGATGCTGAAGGAACTCAAAGAGAAGGTACAAGCATTTAAAAATGAAATTCAATGATGAATGTAACCGTAACGGCAAGCCTAGGAACTACGCAGTATTATACGGAAGTTACTGCCGGCGACAATAAGATGGTCACCGACGAACCTGTAGATAAAGGCGGACAGAACAAAGGGCCGAATCCTTTTGAAATCCTGGCCGCATCCCTGGCCAGCTGTACCGCAGCGACCCTGAGAATGTACCTTGACAGGAAAGTATGGAACGCGGAAAAAATCAACGTCACTGTAGACCTTGAATATTTTCCCCTCACCAGAAGAACGGTCTTTAAACGGCAAATCAGCTTTGATGGCTCAGAACTTGATACAGATCAGGTCAAAAGGCTTCGTACGATTGCAGAAGCCTGCCCTGTTCACAAAATCCTGACCAACGATATCGAAATATTAACCCAATTCTCATGATATGATTGAAATACAACACAACAACGACGAGAAGCGAGGAAGCTTCGCAGCATTTATGGACGGCAAACAGGCCGGGCTTATGACGTACACCTGGGCGGGAGACACCCGCTTTATTATAGACCATACCGAAGTGGAAGACGCCTATAACGGAAAAGGTGTAGGCAAAGAAATGCTCTATGCAGCGGTTAACTACGCCCGTGAAAACGGAAAAAAAATCATCCCGCTCTGCCCTTTTGCCAAAGCCAACTTCCAGAAGCATGCAGAACTGCAGGATGTAATGGTCAATTAAGACTGATCCGGCAGATCTAAAATATATTAACCTTTCAGGACTCCGTTCTGAAAGGTTTTTTCTTTTTCAGCAGAAAAGAAAAAAACTATATTTGCTGAAATTATTTTTTCAGCATGAATCCAGGAACTACTCTCTTGCTATTTGTTTTTATCTATTTCATCGGGCTGCTGGTGATTTCTTATTTTACCAGCCGGAATTCGGATAACCAATCGTTTTTCATAGGAAACAAAAAAAGCAAATGGTGGCTCGTGGCCTTCGGGATGATCGGTACCAGCCTCAGCGGGGTGACTTTCATTTCAGTTCCGGGAA is part of the Chryseobacterium camelliae genome and encodes:
- a CDS encoding zinc ribbon domain-containing protein YjdM, with amino-acid sequence MSNPVLCPKCGSEFTYPSDNVMVCSQCFYEWNPEEAASEASVSGKILDSNGNELQDGDSVVVIKDLPVKGAPKPVKAGTKVKNIRLRPDSDHNIDCKIDGFGSMALKSEFVKKA
- a CDS encoding RsmB/NOP family class I SAM-dependent RNA methyltransferase — its product is MELIHRNLAIGIHDALQETFFEKNKYADKVIERLLKANRKWGSQDRAVVSEIFYNIIRWKKRLEYYMGEGVKPNNIYKLILAYLLWSKTNYKKFEEFDGIKIADIITKLKKGTVPTKAIEYSIPEWLAETLEKELGQNWEKEMQALNEQAPTVLRTNSLKTSTKELISDLSDENVVSYPIKNYPDAVQLEEKKNVFLTSAFKDGLFEIQDASSQKIGYFLDVQEGQRVVDACAGAGGKTLHLAALMKNKGQIIALDIFEWKLAELKRRAKRAGAHNIETRLISDNKVIKRLHEKADRLLIDAPCSGLGVLKRNPDSKWKIDQEFIDRIKAEQQQILQDYSKILKKGGKMVYATCSILPSENNEQVEEFLKNNPDFKMIKDEKVMPSQGYDGFYMALIERIA
- a CDS encoding GLPGLI family protein, coding for MLTRFLFFFFFIAVFSSGYAQTYEIQYISSSNGKVSPGQPPTLVWVNDKENFILNTTIKEQKSEYPFEITKIEKPSNTVVSYAFLKPGEIISASDTESVGKQTFDFTSETKKILGYNCKKAVTKINSNTIEVWYTNDLKINGGPSTLGQNLGLVLEIERNKNNLLTAQSIKKVKKTSVESLMKGTVTSTDQLGYRDLLWKSRFTTLKVFDNETINFSDASKSDEQVKRFANGTIILKKIKFPAISEGENIFVDLKQQSNGDAYDRTGTVFFIPQDQSMSFLDGLEKGVKTLPVYENGNGKQYFGVVSDEKYLAPVEMMRFFTAFGIQKFNHIQLKGKEWQTVSPYREDITDLKPALSGKELWIGTFIGNYDKGGHKVSLEITIHKSDQNIYRNNTVIPLFNTLNIMEMAGQEYSTMFDKDKGLLVEFNLKKDLNNAQLKYITTGHGGWENGDEFIPKANTILLDEKMIFSFIPWRTDCGSYRLYNPASGNFPDGLSSSDLSRSNWCPGTVTNPDFISLGSLKAGKHVIQVKIPQGPREGTSFSSWNVSGVLLGNE
- the asnB gene encoding asparagine synthase B, translating into MCGIVCLFDAKQKTEILRPQVLEMSKKIRHRGPDWSGVFQDDKVVFSHERLAIVDPTSGKQPLFSKDGRIVLAVNGEIYNHRELKEEFSDYEFQTQSDCEVILALYEKYGKNFLEQLNGIFAFSLYDMDKGVYLIARDHMGICPLYHGWDRSGNYYVASELKALEGICKTIETFLPGHLVYSADGSGLEQWYKRDWESFDHVKDNETDIDLLRKGLEDAVHRQLMSDVPYGVLLSGGLDSSVISAVTAKFARQRVESGDTQEAWYPRLHSFAVGLVGSPDLEAARKAADHIGSVHHEVNFTVQEGLDAIRDVIYHLETYDVTTVRASTPMYLLARVIKSMGIKMVLSGEGSDELFGGYLYFHKAPNAKEFHDETVRKLSKLHLYDCLRANKALMSWGIEGRVPFLDKEFMDIAMNINPEDKMISVAEGKIEKWVLRKAFEDLLPESIVWRQKEQFSDGVGYSWIDSLKEVAEKEVTDEMMANARFRFPLNTPQNKEEYRYRTIFEEHFPSETAAATVPSVPSVACSTPIALEWDEAFKKMNDPSGRAVKVHETSYDQV
- a CDS encoding MFS transporter, with product MSEVIQQPNSVKKILPLILATAIFMQMLDSTILNTSLPSIARDLQESPLNMQNAIISYVLTLAVFMPASGFLADRFGTRKVFIVSLVLFSLGSLFCALSQNLTHLVISRVLQGVGGSLMTPVGKLALIKTFDKNELLKAMNFAIIPALIGPVLGPLVGGYMVDYLSWHWIFLINIPIGLLGMVLGAKYMPDYRSKDVDFDLKGFLIFAAASLLLSVSLELFGDIQNITPVLLVFILGFLFLYYYYKHAKKDASPIFPLNLFQVRTFRVGVVGNLATRLGISSVPLLLPLMIQIAYGQSAVTSGWIVAPMALTAIFGKSSVIKILNRYGYRQTLMVNTFIIGTLICLLAIPNIHSSLYWFVPIIAILGFFNSIQFTSMNTISIADLRNFQTSSGNSLLSVNQQLAVGFGIAFGLIVLKIFQNSDLIGGEIHNAFRYTFLTVGLLTILSGFVFRRLHISDGKNMQSK
- a CDS encoding pirin family protein; translated protein: MSNIGLIIEEKAADIGNFLVGRLLPFREKRAVGPFVFIDHMGPAELKDYQNLDVPPHPHIGLSTLTYLLEGSIFHRDSIGSAIEIQPGAVNWMTAGKGVVHSERTPEYLRETDKKLHGFQIWVGLPKHLEQSEPTFHHTEAEELPEWEENGVHYKLIAGEAFGKKSPVPVHSRLFFIEIKTKDPQNIKIGKDLYGEAAMYVLDGTVDIEGNNYGSRQLLIAKDTKLCEFGMSENATVYLFGGEPFEEERFIFWNFVNSDKERLEEAKVNWHNQNHDAFPPVPGDEEEYVPLPKSILNRK
- a CDS encoding NADPH-dependent FMN reductase, whose product is MKILAFAGSTSSTSINRELVKFVLRDFGNEEIHFIDLNDFSMPVFSVDLEKKGFPDEAHRFLQAIGACDAIICSLAEHNRSYSAAFKNIFDWASRIDVKVFRNKPMLLMSTSPGGYGGGNVMNTAKTFFPQFGADIRQTFSLPKFYENFDLENGIINPEMLKELKEKVQAFKNEIQ
- a CDS encoding OsmC family protein, whose translation is MNVTVTASLGTTQYYTEVTAGDNKMVTDEPVDKGGQNKGPNPFEILAASLASCTAATLRMYLDRKVWNAEKINVTVDLEYFPLTRRTVFKRQISFDGSELDTDQVKRLRTIAEACPVHKILTNDIEILTQFS
- a CDS encoding GNAT family N-acetyltransferase, whose product is MIEIQHNNDEKRGSFAAFMDGKQAGLMTYTWAGDTRFIIDHTEVEDAYNGKGVGKEMLYAAVNYARENGKKIIPLCPFAKANFQKHAELQDVMVN